aagcgacttagcatttgTTTTTAGGAGACACAAAACTATATGTTTTATATGCCACTGCAAGAGGGAGGCAGGTCAGAGGGGATGTTCACTGCACCAGAATATACTCCTGTTTCACCTGTAGAATGTTTTACCAGCTCCTTCCAACCTGCCTTCAGCTGATGTGGTGACCACACAGAACCCCAGTCCATCTGGATGTCCTCCTCCTGCTCTTTTTTCTGGTCTACTCTCCCTCCCAGATAATTTCATAAGTCACTTTCCTAAAGCAAAGAGCAATACTTACTATGCATTTGCcattatgtatgtacatatacacccAGTAGTTGGTAATGGAAGGAATGCTTTAAGAAAGCATCTTATTGTAATAAATAAAGCACTGATTATGATACGAAGCTACATGGAACACGGAGGGTGGGGCAGGGTACTGGTCGGAAGACTGTTTAGAGCCCTCAGGGCTTCCCAGCACATATAGGACAGAGCCAAGATGCCACAGGCggcttctatttctttctgaccCTCTATTTCTTCCCACCACAAGTCTGGCTTTACCTTGTGCCCACACCTCTGTCCACAgctgcttttcccttcttttcccaaATCCTGCTTCCTTTAAAAACATAGGCTCAAAGTTATTGTTGATGGGTAGAGGGGGctcagttttgcaaaatgaagagCTGTGGAAATTGGTGGCACAAAACCGTAAACATACCCAGCACCACTGAGCTGTGCACTAGAaattaattttgtgtattttaccacaattgggggtgggggggggatcAGAAGCtgattgactttaaaaaaaaaaaaagaaacaggctccCATCACACTCCCCCAGAGGTCTTCCACAActacctccttctcctccagacTCCTGGGTTCATGTTCTTGTCACAGCTTGGGTAGCTTGTGACCACTCACCAGCTCTCATTTGTCCTTTGACACcatgccccccgccccaccccccagccaggCCATGGCTGCAAGAACCGTAACAGTGCTCAGTAATTACCTGCCACTGAACCACTGGCCTCGGAAGCAAAaccaaaggacagggaagacgaTAAACCAGAGGAACCgctttaatgttaaaaatatttatttctctagaAGATCGCACAAAAGTCAGGAAAGGGGACAGAAGGGTAACTAGCCTATGTCAAAATCAGCTAGGGGAGGACAAGAGCTGCCTGAAGACACTGGTGGCCGGAGCAGACTGCAGAGGCCGTAGGCCCTTCCTGGACAGGAGGCGTGGGAGCTCATTCCTTGGACATGTTCTTGATGGTCTTATGCTCCTTCATGGCCTTCTCCCAGTCGCTGCCATTGAACTCTTCCACCACCACGCTGCGCACGGTGCCCTCGTCCAGGCAGTGGGGGGCAATCCCTGCAGGGAGGTGGGCGTGAGAGCCGGGCAGGCTCTCAGACAAACCCACCCCACAGCTCACCACGGCAGCTCCTGGCTCACTCTCCTTCTCTCAAACGGGGCTCAGGGGTGGCCAGGGCTGACCGTCATTCAACATTGAGCTGAGAGGACAAAAGAGAAAGGCTCGAGCCTGGAGCCACCTCTGCTGGGCAGCCTGAGGAATTCACAGGCCTCGTCCAGGGCACTGAGGGGTAACTTTCTCAGCTTTAAATATGTCCCCATCCGTACAGGAAGGCAGGCGGGAAACACACTCCGTGTAGCAGGAAAGGAGCAGACAGGAGCTCTATGGGAAGAAGGGTAGGCGGGCAGGGTGACGTCAGGCCCCCCCAAGGCTCGAGACAGCTGGCCCATGGCAGTCCTGGAGGCTGCAGGCTTCCAGAAGCAGCCTCCATGGCTACTTCCTACCCGATTTGCATAGCGGCTGGCGTCATTCTTAACTGTCTAAGGGTGGTTTTGCCCCCAGATCCAAGAAGAGGGACCTGGGGTTTCCTTGTTTGTGTTTGAACAAGCCCAGTTTTACTGGCATCATCACTGCTGTTCATCCTCACCTCCTTCACGCgccacccccgccaccccaggCCCATGTCCTCCCCCTGCAGTGGGCCCCCCCAGCAGCATCCAGCTCCCACCGCAGCAGGAAATGCGAGTCAGGACCGGAGggtctctggaggcccagggccaGGCTATGCCGTGTCTGCAAAGAGTTCAGCGGGCGAGCCCCGCTCCTCTCACACACGTGAGGGAGAGGCCTGGCCAGGCAGGAGGCTGGCCAGAGACTCCAGCACCCATTCCAGAGTGCGTCTCACCCCAGGTGGCCACAGGGCGTTGGTGCCCCAAGCTTGCCCCCATTCCACTCACCGAAGCCTCCAGGGTTAGAGCGGGGAGAATAAAAGCTCTGGACGCCACAGCGCTTACAGAAGGTGTGCTGTGCCTTGTGGGTATTGAAGGTGTACGTGGTGATGCTATCGGCTCCCTGAGAGACACAGACAAGGAGCTTCAGTTGTCTTTTACAGAAATAAACCCTGTAAAAACCTCAGTGGGGAACGCCCTCTGGCCCGGCTCCCAGGGTCACGAGGACACGTCCTGTCTGAGGTTGGGGCCCATCCTCAAGACCTGGAGACCCATCAGCCTGGAGCATGACAACTCAGGGCTCCCTGCACACAAAACCTCTGACCTTGAGCTCCCCACTGCGGCCCAGGCCTAAATGAGGAGGCATCAAGTGAGGGACTGGGTCCCTGTGTCCCCAGACAGCACCGCTCAAGGCCTTGAGAACATGCTCGCTGGAGTCAAATTCATCTACAAAGGACCAGGAAAGGACATCACAGGCTAACATCCctaatggagacacagacaggaAACCCAGCAGAGGACGTGCAGACAGTTCAGAGAAACCGGAGAACAGGTCTCTCTTTAACCTTTGACACGATATCCATGCTCACGAACTGCAGTGAGGTATGCTCTTCATTGTCCCGGGGAAAAATCACCAACTGAGCTTACTCAGAACTGCGTGTGTAGAGAAACGTGCACTCCTGGATGTGAGTCACAGGAGTACAAATCCACCACACTGGATAACATCTGCCAACATTGCAAAACGCACATTTTCTCTAACCCAGCAATGCCACTTCTAGAAATGTATCTTGCAATTAAAACTCTGTATTTTATCCAACCACGTGGATATAGGTGTTAACGCACCATCTGTAAAGGCAAAACCttataaaaaatggaaactgtcCCACAGAAGATTAAAGGAATCAAGTATAGACATTAGAATGGAATCTCTCCGAGTTTTGAAAAGAATGAGGCAATTCCACTTAGAAATACTAACAAGCAGACAATCTCCAAGGTTACAGAGGGAGCTGAAAAGGCGAGGTTTGAAACAATTTGTGCAGTACACTAccattcctatttttaaaaagcacacaccCTGGCACGCACTTTCAAAGAATAACTGAGAAAGCAGCAGTTTATCTCTGGAGACACTGGGTGCCTGAAGGGTCAGAGGTTTCCACATGTCTTCCCGACCATCACCGTGGAGAGGGTCCCTCGGAGCCACACAGAGAAGTGGCTCCCTGAGGGGCCTCTTCtcaacacccccacccccgacctcTCCTCCACATACAGGCAGCAGGGAACAGTCACGTGGTCCCCAACCATGTAAGGGTATCTGATCAAACACTTCCCCTCAAGAAACTCACAGTCTCACGGCCTCCTGGGTCTCATCAGCATGAGGGCCCAGTGCTGACACCAGACCCTGTCCATGCATCCAACCACCAGCCTGACCCACCCTCGAAATTTCTGCTGAACACATGGCCCATCTAAGTTGTAATGCCCTGTACATTCAACCTCCCTGCTCACTTCTGTCTCCCTGCCCTGTCAGAAATGACCACCATGACGACAGACCCATGGTCAATTCTCCCGACCCCAGGGGTCACACCCTCTGAGCCTGACCAGTCCTTCCATTCTAAGGATGCTCATTTCCAGCCTGCCCACTGGTCTGCCTCCACCCTCTGGCCACGAAGGCCAACCTGCAGCTCCTTGGACATGCAGAGTGTGCACCCCCAACAGCCTCATCTCTAGGGGTCTGCCCGAGCCCACCAAGACTCGCCACCGGTCGGCCTCTGCCACGCTGCCCTGCTTAACTCTCCACGCGGCACTTCTAGGCCTCTTatttctctgtctccccttcaTAAAACATAAGCCCTGAGGGGACAAGGGCCTCGTCTGCCACATAAACTGCTGGGTTTCAGTGtgacagagcctggcacacaagAGGTGCTCATAAACACTGCTGAATCAAAGAATGAGTTCTGTACTTAATTTTAAAGGACAAACAGAAAATTGCTCCTTCAACAGGCTGGGTCAGAGAAGAGAACAGTGCAGTAAACACCAGGGCAATGACTGGCGGGCGGGCCCATGGAGGGGACAAAGTGGGTAACTGTCAACTCTGAAACCGAGGGCCCCTGGCCGCCCATGTGTCTTCGGGGACCACCTGTCTCAAGGGGTCGGGCCACAGTCTCTAGCTGGCACCCAGGGGAGGGGGTCTCGTGGGAAAGACAAGGGCAGGCTTGCTGCCCACTGGCACCCTCCTCCCCACATAAGACACCCATTGGAAAGATCCAGGGCAGACAAAGAAAAGCAGACAAACTGACCCAAAGTGCCCGGGATTAAATCTCAGCTTCTCCTTCCAGACGCTCACTGAGGGGCCACTCATTGCCAAGGCCCTGGGGCCAGGAGTGCAGACATGACCAGATGTGCTTCCAGGAggccctcctgacccagggaaggagACCTTCGCACAGGTCACAACCCCAAAGCAAAGACACTCATCAGACCACAGCAGGCAATGGGACCCGAGGACCAATCACAGCCCCATCCCACCCCGTGAGCACAGAGTGCCAAAGCTTCTGTCCTCTTTGACCAGAGATTTTACTTCCAAGAGAACTGATCCAAAGAAACAATTTCTAAATTATTAAAGACTTAGGCACAGGGAGGTTCAAGATAGCACTGCACTCAACCTAGACGTTCAAGTGTAGAAAATCACTTGTGGCACATTCATATAACAAAAAACACTACAAATACAGCCATAATTGTATAAGTAGAAAGTGGCTATGgccggggagggggtggaggggaggccaGGGGCCAAGGGACAGTGGCAGGAAGGCCTTTCTCTCTTTTACCTTGCAAAGCTGGGACCAAGCACAAAATATTCCCCCaaagaataaagttaaaaatcttttcaatcatttatttttcattgggaAATGGTAAGAGTCAGttgtaaaacagaaaatgaggTAAAATTCTGTGCTGAGAAAAACGCATATATTTAGACGTATTCATCCATGTCCAAAATAATGCACAAGGACACACACCAAAACACAATAATGGTTACCTTTGATTGATAGGATCTGGGtgatcttaaatttattttttgatcctCCATGTTTATACATAATGGATCAAATATGTATCCAAAATATAAACGAGAAAAATAACATAACTTTTTAAAGAGAAGCATGAAACCTGGGTGACAGGGAAAGTAAAGCCCCCGAGAGGCCCAGGAGGCTCCCGGCCCCCTGTAAGCCAGGGCAGGGCCCCCCAGCCCCGCTCAAAACACTCACCTTCAGAAGCTTGAAGCGAGAAGCTGGGACAATGAAGTGTTTGTTCTGCTTCTTCTTGCAGATGCTGCAGCTACGGAAAGACACAAGCAGACCCCGGACGGTGAACAACCCTATGTGCCCTCTGGGTTTCCCAGTCCCAGGAGCCGGCTGACCATGGAGGTGAAGGCCCTCTCACTGTCCTCCAAGGAAGGGTGGCTCAGGCAGGCAGGTTGGGTGCCTGGGGGCCTCTGCTCCGCAGGTCCACAGCCAGCAGTGCAGGCCACACAACCCTAAGAAAACCAGGATGTGCAGAACCACGTtcccgctccccacccccacccccacccctggcttaCGAGCGACGGGAAGGGTGGGTTTTGgagactcacagaaaactagcatCAGGCAGATCTCTGCTCTCCGCCTCAGGATCCACATCCCCCGCAGAAacggacaaggaagcctaggTCCCCTGACCTCCTCTGCACATCAGAGGAAGCCCAGCTCCACGGCCCACAGGTCCTCAGAAGTAAACCTAAGTCCCTTGTTTTAGTCCCCCCTTTTACGAAACTCTAATTCCACACGGGGTCCTGTAACAGCTTATTCCATAGGGCTGCTTCTTCCATCTGTTAGTACTGGGTCAGGTCCCCGCGGGAGGAATTCCATggaatttattcattcttcacaTATAACCCAGGTACCACAGCACCAAGGGGCAGAAAGAACTGGCTATTGTTGAACAGTCAGTTACACACCAACCACAGGTCAGAAGGCGAGCCTGGAGGGCCTGACCTATCACAAGGCGGGCAGGTGCTGACAGCGGGCCCTCTGCTGTCCCTGGTAGCGTCACTTGCCTCACCTAGACAGATGTGCCAGGTGGCCTGGGGCATAGCAAGCTTCCAGGTGTGCATGCACTtgcctcaccccaccccattcTGTGGAGTTCTGCAGACTCTGCCCAAGGCCTTTCATCCAGCATCCAGCCCAACCATCTTCAAGGTACCACTCTCTCCCACACACAGCTGGCACTCGTCTCTGAGAAACTGCCTGGCCCGAGTCGAGGGACCCCTCCATGTCCCCAGGCTGTGCTGCAGGACTGAGCTGTCACACACACAGCAGGCTGTTATTCTTAGCCTCCcaccatcttttaaatttttaatgaaaacgtctaacacacacaaaaggaaaaaacagaacatGAACCTTTATGTACCCATCACCTGACCCAAACTCCCTGCTCACGGCCATGGTGGTTTCACCTGGATCCCAACTCCCCAGACGATGCTGAAGCGCCCTCACGCGCTGTGTCCTCTGAAACAATGTAGGAAAAGACGACACTCACTTGCAGTCAAAGATGTGCAGGTCAGCCGAGGCCCAAACTTCAAAGCGCACGGCCCCACAGTGGCAGCCTCCTGTGTGTTTCACCAGGCCCTGGTATTCGCTGGAGGGAGCAGAAATCAGAGAGATTAGGATTCCTAAGCGGTCAGGCCGCAGTGGAAAGAGAGCAACAAGATGGAACCGGAGTCTTCACAGGACAACGGGGACACGTTTCTGCTTTTGAGGTGCCCTCAGTTTTATAAAAGGATTCAGTGCCTTCTGTGTCTACAAGCTCttttttccacttctattttGCTAAGTCGCAGAATAAATTATTCCCCATGATGGAAAAGAGAGAACTGGGGTGGAGATCCTAAACCAGCCACCtgaccatttttatttatatggccAGTACTAATTAAGATTTTTTATAAGCAGGGCAATAAAAAAACAAGGGACAGTAGACAGGGTCCCGGCCTTAGGGACCTTGAGCAGCCATTACACAAATTACTGAATATTTACATGACTGTGAAAAAGGGTGTACAGGctgctgagaaaaagaaagacaagaggaCCAGGCcgagtccagtggttcagaagaGTCTCTGAGAAAGTTAACAAAAGGCTCCTATAATTCTGCTGCATTTCCCTCCAGTATTTTGCATACATGTGAATTTTTACAGAGCTATCTGTACACATTATGTTCAACTTTAATCCCTTTAAAACTTGTAAGTCGGGTCCTTCATTGGACATTATTAAGATTTGATAAATATCATCCAAGTACTTTCCAGAAGGGCTAAACACTTATCAGTAATGAATGAGAAAACATTTCACTGAATCTTCTCAAGCAATAATTACAGGAAAAGGAGCTTGCTgcagctttaatttgcatttatttggtTACCAAGACTGTATGCTTTTTCATGTTTCTATACAAGCTGACTCCATTAATTTGATGTATTTTTTCCCTGCATACACAATGCTTACGGTAAAAAACAAAC
This portion of the Bubalus bubalis isolate 160015118507 breed Murrah chromosome 3, NDDB_SH_1, whole genome shotgun sequence genome encodes:
- the CENPV gene encoding centromere protein V isoform X4, whose amino-acid sequence is MRRARSGGATKPRGQKRPGTSRAPASAPSADRARRPAVQAGGGSRAAARQPAAKRRSPPVQEAGPGEPPPVPPLPPPPPAALTASELDLGEQRERWETFQKRQRLSFEGAAKLLLDTYEYQGLVKHTGGCHCGAVRFEVWASADLHIFDCNCSICKKKQNKHFIVPASRFKLLKGADSITTYTFNTHKAQHTFCKRCGVQSFYSPRSNPGGFGIAPHCLDEGTVRSVVVEEFNGSDWEKAMKEHKTIKNMSKE
- the CENPV gene encoding centromere protein V isoform X5, which gives rise to MRRARSGGATKPRGQKRPGTSRAPASAPSADRARRPAVQAGGGSRAAARQPAAKRRSPPVQEAGPGEPPPVPPLPPPPPAALTASELDLGEQRERWETFQKRQRLSFEGAAKLLLDTYEYQGLVKHTGGCHCGAVRFEVWASADLHIFDCNCSICKKKQNKHFIVPASRFKLLKGADSITTYTFNTHKAQHTFCKRCGVQSFYSPRSNPGGFELLSAPFLLHGVCFPPAFLYGWGHI
- the CENPV gene encoding centromere protein V isoform X2; this encodes MRRARSGGATKPRGQKRPGTSRAPASAPSADRARRPAVQAGGGSRAAARQPAAKRRSPPVQEAGPGEPPPVPPLPPPPPAALTASELDLGEQRERWETFQKRQRLSFEGAAKLLLDTYEYQGLVKHTGGCHCGAVRFEVWASADLHIFDCNCSICKKKQNKHFIVPASRFKLLKVSFPGSGGPPGSTSGHVCTPGPRALAMSGPSVSVWKEKLRFNPGHFGEPIASPRTPSIPTRHSTPSVSAVASRAFILPALTLEASGLPPTAWTRAPCAAWWWKSSMAATGRRP
- the CENPV gene encoding centromere protein V isoform X3 encodes the protein MRRARSGGATKPRGQKRPGTSRAPASAPSADRARRPAVQAGGGSRAAARQPAAKRRSPPVQEAGPGEPPPVPPLPPPPPAALTASELDLGEQRERWETFQKRQRLSFEGAAKLLLDTYEYQGLVKHTGGCHCGAVRFEVWASADLHIFDCNCSICKKKQNKHFIVPASRFKLLKVSFPGSGGPPGSTSGHVCTPGPRALAMSGPSVSVWKEKLRFNPGHFGEPIASPRTPSIPTRHSTPSVSAVASRAFILPALTLEASLNVE
- the CENPV gene encoding centromere protein V isoform X1, yielding MRRARSGGATKPRGQKRPGTSRAPASAPSADRARRPAVQAGGGSRAAARQPAAKRRSPPVQEAGPGEPPPVPPLPPPPPAALTASELDLGEQRERWETFQKRQRLSFEGAAKLLLDTYEYQGLVKHTGGCHCGAVRFEVWASADLHIFDCNCSICKKKQNKHFIVPASRFKLLKVSFPGSGGPPGSTSGHVCTPGPRALAMSGPSVSVWKEKLRFNPGHFGEPIASPRTPSIPTRHSTPSVSAVASRAFILPALTLEASSSCLLLSCYTECVSRLPSCTDGDIFKAEKVTPQCPGRGL